In a single window of the Leisingera daeponensis DSM 23529 genome:
- a CDS encoding DUF4166 domain-containing protein: MKDAFGEIIAAQRLEVPPALLRFHAQPPARSQGVVTVEGGNRWARLLAGLAGFPPPMPRTRFRLDVAQQGRGHVWQRSFGKYQTRSRLRFDPHKGQAVERFGPVELELAASVQQGALVVTVEKARLFGLPLPRALCPQSASMEYETPEGHLGFDISASLPRIGLLVRYSGHIVLPELDVRR; this comes from the coding sequence ATGAAGGACGCTTTTGGCGAAATCATCGCAGCGCAACGGCTGGAGGTGCCGCCCGCCCTGCTGCGGTTCCACGCGCAGCCGCCGGCGCGCAGCCAGGGCGTTGTAACGGTTGAGGGCGGCAACCGCTGGGCGCGGCTGCTCGCCGGTCTGGCAGGGTTTCCGCCGCCGATGCCCCGCACCCGCTTCCGGCTGGACGTCGCCCAGCAGGGCAGGGGCCACGTGTGGCAGCGCAGTTTCGGCAAGTACCAGACCCGCTCGCGCCTGCGGTTTGATCCGCATAAAGGGCAGGCCGTGGAGCGCTTCGGGCCGGTGGAGCTGGAGCTGGCGGCCTCGGTCCAGCAAGGCGCGCTGGTGGTGACGGTCGAGAAGGCGCGGCTGTTCGGCCTGCCGCTGCCCCGCGCCCTCTGCCCGCAAAGCGCGTCGATGGAGTATGAGACGCCGGAAGGGCATCTGGGGTTTGACATCTCCGCCAGCCTGCCGCGGATCGGCCTGCTGGTGCGCTACAGCGGCCACATCGTGCTTCCGGAGCTGGACGTCAGGCGTTAA